Within Amycolatopsis sp. FDAARGOS 1241, the genomic segment GTGCTCGCCGCCCGCTCTTCCGCGGCCGCGATGGCTTCGTCGCCACTGGCGGTCATGGAGCTCAGCGCTGGTCGGCGTACAGCCGGTACACGACGTAGCAGGCGAACCACACGACAGCGACGGCCGCCAGGGCCAGCAGGATCGTAAACAGGGTCTCCACAGCGAGGACAATAGTCCGCCGCCGCCGGTCTGGCCCCGCGCAGGGCCGCAGCGGTGAGGACAGTCACGGCCGCGAGCACCGGTCCAGCCGCTCGCAGGCCGAGCCGTGCCGGAAACCGGCGATCGCGGAGACGTTCCCCGGTCACGTCGCGCGGTGCCCGCGGGACCACCCGGTCCAGACCCGTCCGTCGCCGCAACGGCTGCTGATCGAAGACGCGTGAAGGGCCCCTCGGCGTACACCGCGTACACCGAGGGGCCCCTCAGCGGGAAAACCGCGTCAGCCGACCGAAATCGCCAGCTGGTGCAGGCCGGGGCCCTCCGCCGTGACGGAGGCTTCGCCGTTGCCGGTGCGGTGCAGGGCGCGCACCGTCCACGCGCCGGGCGCGGCGTAGAAGCGGAAGTCGCCCTCGGGGGACGAGACCACCTCGCCGGTGAAGTCGCCGCCGCCGTCGAGGAGGCGCACGAAGGCGCCGCCCACGGGCCCGTCGGTGCCCGTCACCTTGCCGGCCAGCACGACCTGGCCGTTGGTGTCGAAGTCAGCGGGCGTGGCCACCTGCACGGGCGCGCCGCAACCGTCGTCAGCCATTCACTTGGCTCCCAACTCGACCGGCACGCCGACCAGCGAGCCGTATTCGGTCCACGAACCGTCGTAGTTCTTCACATCGGCGTAGCCCAGCAGCTCGCGCAGCGCGAACCACGCGATGGACGAACGCTCACCGATGCGGCAGTACGCGATGGTGGCCTTCGACTCGTCGAGGCCGGCTTCCTTGTACAGCTCGCGGATCTCGTCTTCGGACTTGAAGGTGCCGTCTTCGTTGGCGACCTTGGCCCACGGCACGTTCAGCGCGCCCGGGATGTGGCCCGGCACCTGCGACTGCTCCTGCGGCAGGTGCGCGGGCGCGAGCAGCTTGCCCGAGAACTCGTCCGGCGAGCGCACGTCGACGTAGTTCTTCGCGCCGATGGAATCGATGACCTCGGTGCGGAACGCGCGCAGCGACAGGTCCTGTTCCTTCGCCACGTACGTGGTCGGCTCGCGCTTGACCTCGTCGGCGGTCAGCTCGCGGCCGTCGAGTTCCCACTTCTTGCGGCCGCCGTCGAGCAGCTGCACCTTCTCGTGGCCGTACAGGGTGAAGTACCAGTACGCGTAGGCGGCGAACCAGTTGTTGTTGCCGCCGTAGAGGATCACGCGGTCGTCGTTCGAGATGCCCTTCTCCGAGAGGAGCTTCTCGAAGCCTTCCTTGTTGACGAAGTCGCGGCGGACCTTGTCCTGCAGGTCGTTGCGCCAGTCGAGCTTCACCGCGCCGCGGATGTGCCCGGTGTCGTAAGCGCTGGTGTCTTCATCAACCTCGACGAACACCACGCCCGGGGTGTCCAGGTTGTCTTCCGCCCACTGGGTGGTGACGAGGGCGTCTTCACGGCTCATGGGAGTGAACTCTCCTTCTGGTGTCGGTACTGCTTAGGAAGCCCGGGCCGGGCTGAAGCGCTTGATGAGCAGGTACATCTCGCACCCGAGGCAGAAGTTGAACGCGGCGTTGAGGAAGGCGGCGAACAGCGCGAACGCCGTCGCGATGATGCCGAGCGGGGTCACGCCGGCGATGAAGCCGATCGTCCCCACCAGGGCGAACACGAAGCCCACGGCCTGCGCGAACCGCAGCGGCGCCGCGTCCTCGCGTTCGCTCGGCGGGCCGAGCCGCGGCGCGACCAGCGCGCGGTACAGCACCGAGTACGGCGCCGGCTTGAGCCCGACGAACGCGCCGATCGCGAACACCACGGTCTGCAGCGCCAGCAGTGGCCACCACTGCGTCACGAGCACCAAGGCGAGCACCACGGTGGTGACGATCGCGGCAAAGCGCGGGCCACGCGGGTCGACGGCCGGTCCGGCGGGCATGGTTCCTCCTGCTTCGTGAACTGGGGCGTGCGCGCGCACGCGGACACAGGACGGTCGAACGGGCCCGGCGCGGGACGTGCCTCAGCGCCGGCCGGCGGAAAGCGGACACAAGCTGCTGCGCACGCGGCACAGGTCGACTGCGCGGCGCTGCGTCAGGAGGGTGATCGGCAGCTCGTCCACGCCTGGGAGGGTACCGAGAGCTCCCTGAGGGTGGGAACCACGTTCATACCTTGGGACGAGTCTCAAGCACTGGGAACCGTTCACGAACGTGCTGGTCAGCGGCTCGTCCGGCGGTCTCAGTGTGTGTCGGCTTCGGTGAGGTGGGGCTGGAGGGCGGCCAGCAGCTGCGGCCCCTTCGGCACCCCGCCCACGCGCAGCAGTTCGCGGCCGTCCGCGGCCAGCGCCAGCGTGGTCGGCGTGCGCAGCACCGAGAGGGCCTGCGCGACCTCCGGCTGGTCGGTCACGTCGAGGTCCACGTGGTGCAGGCCCGGGGTCTTCTCGGCGAGCGACGAGAGGATGGCGCGCGTGTGGCGGCACGGCGCGCAGAACGTCGTGGAGATCTGGACGAGCGTCACGGCCGACTCGGGATCCAGGGCGTCGGCGACCGGAGCGGGCAGGGCCCGGGAAGCGGCGGCGGGCTTGGCCGCGCGCACGCGGCCGTTGCGCGCGCGAAGCAG encodes:
- a CDS encoding sulfurtransferase gives rise to the protein MSREDALVTTQWAEDNLDTPGVVFVEVDEDTSAYDTGHIRGAVKLDWRNDLQDKVRRDFVNKEGFEKLLSEKGISNDDRVILYGGNNNWFAAYAYWYFTLYGHEKVQLLDGGRKKWELDGRELTADEVKREPTTYVAKEQDLSLRAFRTEVIDSIGAKNYVDVRSPDEFSGKLLAPAHLPQEQSQVPGHIPGALNVPWAKVANEDGTFKSEDEIRELYKEAGLDESKATIAYCRIGERSSIAWFALRELLGYADVKNYDGSWTEYGSLVGVPVELGAK
- a CDS encoding putative leader peptide, whose translation is MDELPITLLTQRRAVDLCRVRSSLCPLSAGRR
- a CDS encoding DUF4395 domain-containing protein, whose protein sequence is MPAGPAVDPRGPRFAAIVTTVVLALVLVTQWWPLLALQTVVFAIGAFVGLKPAPYSVLYRALVAPRLGPPSEREDAAPLRFAQAVGFVFALVGTIGFIAGVTPLGIIATAFALFAAFLNAAFNFCLGCEMYLLIKRFSPARAS
- a CDS encoding DUF1416 domain-containing protein — protein: MADDGCGAPVQVATPADFDTNGQVVLAGKVTGTDGPVGGAFVRLLDGGGDFTGEVVSSPEGDFRFYAAPGAWTVRALHRTGNGEASVTAEGPGLHQLAISVG
- a CDS encoding thioredoxin family protein; amino-acid sequence: MTGVWVLLATLVVAAAVGLLLRARNGRVRAAKPAAASRALPAPVADALDPESAVTLVQISTTFCAPCRHTRAILSSLAEKTPGLHHVDLDVTDQPEVAQALSVLRTPTTLALAADGRELLRVGGVPKGPQLLAALQPHLTEADTH